The window TGCCTGATCCGTAAGGTCTAATTCCGCATGGGTACGGGTAAGGATCTTGCTGCTGCCTTGCTGTTCCAGAGCGCGGCAGATGGCAGAGCCCACCAGGCCTCGGTGACCAGCTATGTAGATGGTAGCATTAGTCAAGGGGGATGAAGGTGTTGTCGACATGGCGATTACAAAAGGGTTAAGTTATATCTTTCCTCGGTCTGCATTCTTGCGTAAAAGCGGCAGGGGAGGTTATTTTTTGGGGAAGCTAAAGGATACAAGGTGTTGATGAGTTACATCATTCCGGCCAATTCTCCAATACTCCTCACAACCTGCCCATACCCCTTATCAACATAGATGCCTAACTGGGCAATAAGGGAGTAGGCCACGCCAAACTGTGCCAGGGCAAAGCCAGCCACGGTGAATTGACTGACCGATACCAAGCCGATGCCGAACTGCGACAAGGTAACGATCCCACAGGCGAACTGGCCTATGGCAATGATACCCCTTGCCGGAACTGGATAGCGCTGAGGGCTGTATTTAAAGGAGATATGCACCAGGGGCAGTCCCATCAGGGTTGTCTTGGTTTTATATTCAAAGCCCCATCCTGTCCATATTTCTTTTGCCGGAAAGGGTGCTCCGCATTGTGGGCAGGCCATTGCCTGTTCAGATACTGTATATCGGCAGTCTCGACAGCGTTTCATAGGAAAGTCCCCAGGGGGTGATCATATTGTTTCTCTTTGCAAGGGGCTATCTACACAGGTAAGACCGCAGTAGCACACAGTACCTTCCTATCATAACGGAGCCCTGTAACTTGTTCAATGAGAAGTTCGTGCCGTTGTGCAAGCAGCTTTCTTTGGTAAAGGTCGTGATGAATCAAGCTGATGAGGTTGGGGGCTCCTCACTATATT is drawn from Candidatus Electrothrix aestuarii and contains these coding sequences:
- a CDS encoding zinc ribbon domain-containing protein, giving the protein MKRCRDCRYTVSEQAMACPQCGAPFPAKEIWTGWGFEYKTKTTLMGLPLVHISFKYSPQRYPVPARGIIAIGQFACGIVTLSQFGIGLVSVSQFTVAGFALAQFGVAYSLIAQLGIYVDKGYGQVVRSIGELAGMM